The Lutibacter sp. A64 genome segment AAAAGAGTAACGGAGGCTTCTAAAGGTTCCCTCAGCACGCTTGGTAACCGTGCGTAGAGTGCAATGGCATAAGGGAGCTTGACTGAGAGACATACAGGTCGATCAGGTACGAAAGTAGAGCATAGTGATCCGGTGGTTCCGCATGGAAGGGCCATCGCTCAAAGGATAAAAGGTACGCCGGGGATAACAGGCTGATCTCCCCCAAGAGCTCATATCGACGGGGGGGTTTGGCACCTCGATGTCGGCTCGTCACATCCTGGGGCTGGAGAAGGTCCCAAGGGTTGGGCTGTTCGCCCATTAAAGTGGCACGCGAGCTGGGTTCAGAACGTCGTGAGACAGTTCGGTCTCTATCTGTAGCGGGCGTTAGAAATTTGCGTGGATCTGACACTAGTACGAGAGGACCGTGTTGGACTAACCTCTGGTGTACCAGTTGTTCCGCCAGGAGCACTGCTGGGTAGCTACGTTGGGAAGGGATAAGCGCTGAAAGCATATAAGCGCGAAACCCACCACAAGATGAGATTTCTTTAAAGGGTCGTGGGAGATTACCACGTTGATAGGCTATAGGTGTAAAGGCAGTAATGTCATAGCCAAGTAGTACTAATAACCCATAGGCTTTTTTGCAGCCTCTTTTTATTTACTTTTTGATTTTCAGATATTATTTTTTCGATATGTTAACATATAGGGTTAGTTACCCAAACAACTTAAGGTGGTTATAGCGATAGGGCTCACCTCTTCCCATCCCGAACAGAGAAGTTAAGCCTATCAGCGCAGATGGTACTGCCACTATGGTGGGAGAGTATGTCGCCGCCTTTCTTTTGAAAACCTTCAATTTAATTATTGAAGGTTTTTTTATACCCTTTTTTTTATTTTTACTATTATATCTTTTATTACTATTTCAACTCTAATCTTTATTTTCTATTTATATTGACTCATTCTCAAAAGTTGTGTGTGAAATGAAAAAAAGTTAGATTTTTGTAAAAAAAATATTTGGACAATTATCTAGACCTACTGAAATTCATCTTACCAGAATTTCTGATCAATCACTTAGATTTAGTTAAGAGTACTAAAAAAGGTGAAGTAATGCAGCTATATTTTAAGAACGTAATATAGTGCCAAAAGAAGAATTTACTAGTATCTTAGTAGCTTACGGATTCCACAAAGAAGTAACTATTCAAGATTTTCCATTTAGAGGTAATACAGTTTATTTACATGTAAAGCGTCGCAGATGGCTGGATAAGGAATCTAAAGATGACTGGAATTTAGTAGCACAGGGAACGTGAATGACAAATGAGCTCGCTTCTTTTTTAAAAGAAATTAGTAGATACTAGAATTTGGTATTCCTACAAAAATGATTACATTTTTAAGCGGCTCGTTTAGTTTTGGTATTTTTTAATATTACCCCAACAACTAGCGCTTGTACTACAATTTTTTTTGAAAGAACATCAATTACTGCTTAGTTTTAAATGTTTTTAGATAAATAGATTATATTTACAAATATTAATTCTTTTACTTAATTATGAAAAATCAAAATTATAAAAGCCATAGTAGATTGGTTTTTGGCTTTCACGGTATTTTATTTGTATTAATTGTAGCTTTACTTATTGGCTCTTTTAGAAATTTAATGAAATCTGATGTAAGCACAACTTACGGAGCTTATTTGTTAGTTTTTATTCCGTTTATTCTTTTTTTTATGATGTATTATATAAGAGCTTTCGCTTTAAAAGCCCAAGATAGAGCTATTAGAGCTGAAGAAAAATTACGATACTTT includes the following:
- a CDS encoding ISAon1 family transposase N-terminal region protein: MPKEEFTSILVAYGFHKEVTIQDFPFRGNTVYLHVKRRRWLDKESKDDWNLVAQGT
- a CDS encoding DUF6526 family protein, with the translated sequence MKNQNYKSHSRLVFGFHGILFVLIVALLIGSFRNLMKSDVSTTYGAYLLVFIPFILFFMMYYIRAFALKAQDRAIRAEEKLRYFILTGNTMPDKITTRQIIGLRFASDDEFVALVDRVLNENLSEKEIKKAINNWKPDTYRV